A single region of the Panthera tigris isolate Pti1 chromosome B1, P.tigris_Pti1_mat1.1, whole genome shotgun sequence genome encodes:
- the NKX6-3 gene encoding homeobox protein Nkx-6.3: MESNLQGTFLLNNTPLAQFSEMKAPVCQYSVQNSFYKLSPPGLGPQLAAGTPHGITDILSRPVATPNSGLLSSYPHVAGFGGLGSQGVYYGPQVGNFPKAGSEYPTRTRNCWADTGQDWRGGRQCGNTPDPLSDSIHKKKHTRPTFTGHQIFALEKTFEQTKYLAGPERARLAYSLGMTESQVKVWFQNRRTKWRKKSALEPSSSTPRAPGGAGAGGERAASENEDDEYNKPLDPDSDDEKIRLLLRKHRAAFSVLSLGAHSV; the protein is encoded by the exons ATGGAGTCCAACCTGCAGGGCACATTCCTGCTGAACAACACGCCACTGGCCCAGTTCTCGGAGATGAAGGCCCCCGTGTGCCAGTACTCGGTGCAGAACTCCTTCTACAAGCTCAGCCCTCCGGGGCTGGGCCCCCAGCTGGCCGCCGGGACCCCCCATGGGATCACAGACATCCTGAGCAGACCTGTGGCCACGCCGAACAGCGGCCTCCTCTCCAGCTACCCTCACGTGGCAGGCTTTGGTGGACTTGGCTCCCAGGGGGTCTACTATGGACCCCAGGTGGGGAATTTTCCCAAAGCTGGCAGTGAGTACCCCACCCGGACCCGGAACTGCTGGGCGGACACGGGCCAGGACTGGCGAGGCGGGCGGCAGTGCGGCAACA ccccgGACCCCCTGAGCGACAGCATCCACAAGAAAAAGCACACCCGGCCCACCTTCACGGGACATCAGATCTTTGCCCTGGAGAAGACCTTTGAACAGACCAAGTACCTGGCTGGCCCTGAGAGGGCACGGCTGGCATACTCACTGGGGATGACCGAGTCGCAGGTCAAG GTGTGGTTCCAGAACCGAAGGACCAAGTGGCGGAAGAAGAGCGCGCTGGAGCCCTCGTCCTCCACGCCTCGGGCCCCGGGCGGTGCAGGCGCGGGTGGGGAGCGCGCGGCCTCGGAGAACGAGGACGACGAGTACAACAAGCCGCTGGACCCCGACTCGGACGACGAGAAGATCCGGCTGCTGCTGCGCAAGCACCGTGCGGCCTTCTCGGTGCTCAGCCTGGGCGCGCACAGCGTGTGA